A section of the Rhodanobacteraceae bacterium genome encodes:
- a CDS encoding VCBS repeat-containing protein: MKARKHPLTQAIRATLCAAVIVSPSLPLPAHAARADCGIAADAGLSPYATRTVRGRLRVAVVGDGPADPLQKPCAKAGAVRIERVQLNDGRGKLIQVAVSSTPRVESAKVSSGIAVDYGDAPVPYPTLQASNGASHVLAGPTLGALRDAETDGVPSVAADGDDLAGSDDEDGVSFGVAQVGATDNGVVVNVQGESGKLDAWIDFNGDGSWNGADEHIFDSVDVAVGDNTLFFDVPAEARSITTLSRMRITRAGGIGVGGSVDNGEVEDHILSLQAPNSSSGQFVQSEQVLETDTTTSTQVTVLADLDGDGDLDLFTGGYGGFTAGKSNRVYLNDGAGNLIDTGQRLGTDDTFGADAADVDGDGDIDVAAINLGQPIRLYANDGSGVLSLVQSLSAGNAADGRFADVDGDGDPDLIVGVLGNPDRIYLNDGTGTFSDSGQRLGTDSRTLGIAVGDVDNDGDIDFIEGNDRNDRNAVYLNDGTGTFSDSGQQLTNARTNGVVLGDVDGDGDLDLIEATTGGSILRLNDGSGGFSAGSSALPGSDNIYDVALADVDGDGDLDLVEANYYGSNRVQLNDGSGNFSDSGQALGATDSVTTSISVGDLDGDGDLDLVAGNYRQPEKVWINGASPVELSVSASSGSEAAQSVITVTATATSMVASDQSVDLSVDGTGITSGDYSLSAMQIVIPGGSSSGSVSFTVLDDALLEGDETATISITDYSVGLVAGTVLTQDILIRDNDAAPVLAGLSIAPGSFSENGGSTVLTASIVTESSQAGCFDLGFSGSAVVGIDYSSDDDDAGTAGKQVCVAAGDLSGTVTLTGIDDSIFEGDENLSVSSGAFSATATLSDDDSEPVLTALSIIPGSFSENGGTAILTGTVSNTSISDTCYTLSFGGAATLGSDYSSTDADAGTIGTQLCVAAGASSGTLTLTAIDDGVYEGDENLTASSAGQLASATISDDEPAPRVQSLAFTEASLSETDSDIFLVVTIDQLSDVESCQTINLTGTATASVDYSMSDDDPLTAGIQACVEAGSLETDLALTPIDDSVFEGDETIIASSGAGLASVTLVDNESAPAITSLAIAPTSFAENAGTAVLTAIVSNAATVDSCFDLGFSGAAILGTDYSSADDDAGTAGTQLCVAAGDTSGALTLTGIDDNIFEGDENLSVSSGSFSAAATVSDDDSAPVLTALGIAPLSFGENGGVAVLAGSISNASTSDACFDMNFAGAAQLDADYSSADDDAGSAGIQLCVAASDLSGMLDLTAIDDTVFEGDETLTVSSSGLNATATISDDDTRPMITELVIMPASFSENGGVALVTASVSNTATTDTCLDLSFAGAAAVGIDFSSGDDDAGSAGVQLCVSAGDGTGDLQLTGIDDSIFEGDEALTVSAEGFSANATLSDDDAAPVLTGLQINPASFSENGGMAALTGSASNASTTATCFDLSYSGTALLGTDFSSTDDDVLTPGIQLCLDAGASSAELTLSGIDDPTYENDERIVVNSGGFNASAILSDDDPAPTITSLQFSPASLAENGGSSSLLLQQSSNAAVVNCFDISYTGQAQPGIDYLSGDDDPIRSGTQLCVSAGDTESSLTITAIDDAVYEGSETLTASSGGAQTSAQLLDDETVPVISGVDVDTAKLPETGGLATLQAQTSGPASTTRCFDVSFAGTASFNQDYLSEDQDPGSAGIQICVNALSQASDLIIAAVSDSEPEPDETISLQIGADPGSSATLFLIDDDLELGLFRDGFEDPVPTPPVTRHAPD, translated from the coding sequence ATGAAGGCCAGAAAACATCCATTGACGCAGGCCATTCGGGCCACGCTGTGTGCGGCTGTGATCGTATCGCCGTCCTTGCCGCTGCCAGCACATGCCGCGCGGGCCGATTGCGGCATTGCTGCCGATGCTGGCCTCTCGCCGTACGCGACCAGGACGGTGCGCGGCAGGCTGCGCGTCGCGGTTGTCGGCGACGGCCCTGCCGATCCGCTCCAGAAACCGTGTGCGAAGGCCGGTGCCGTCCGGATTGAGCGGGTCCAACTGAACGATGGTCGCGGCAAGCTGATCCAGGTCGCCGTTTCTTCCACGCCCCGAGTCGAGTCTGCGAAAGTGAGCAGCGGCATCGCCGTCGATTACGGCGATGCACCGGTGCCGTACCCCACTTTGCAAGCCAGCAATGGCGCCAGCCACGTGCTTGCGGGCCCCACGCTGGGCGCATTGCGCGACGCCGAGACCGATGGCGTTCCCTCGGTGGCGGCAGATGGCGACGACCTGGCCGGCAGCGATGATGAGGATGGCGTCAGCTTTGGTGTCGCTCAGGTGGGTGCGACCGACAACGGCGTGGTGGTCAACGTCCAGGGCGAATCGGGCAAGCTCGATGCCTGGATCGACTTCAACGGTGACGGCAGCTGGAACGGCGCGGACGAGCACATCTTCGACAGTGTGGATGTGGCGGTGGGCGACAACACGCTGTTCTTCGACGTGCCTGCCGAGGCGCGATCGATCACCACCCTGAGCCGCATGCGTATCACCCGCGCAGGCGGCATTGGCGTCGGTGGCAGCGTCGACAACGGCGAAGTCGAGGATCACATCCTCAGCCTGCAGGCACCGAACAGCAGCAGTGGCCAGTTCGTTCAGAGCGAGCAAGTACTGGAAACCGACACGACCACCAGCACCCAGGTCACGGTTCTGGCCGATCTGGACGGCGATGGCGATCTGGATCTGTTCACCGGCGGCTATGGCGGCTTTACGGCGGGCAAGAGCAACCGGGTCTACCTCAACGATGGCGCCGGCAATCTCATCGATACCGGCCAGCGACTGGGGACCGACGATACCTTTGGCGCCGACGCAGCCGACGTCGATGGCGACGGCGATATTGACGTGGCGGCGATCAACCTCGGCCAGCCGATTCGGCTCTATGCCAATGATGGCAGCGGTGTACTCAGCCTCGTCCAGAGCCTCTCAGCAGGAAACGCCGCCGACGGCCGCTTCGCCGACGTCGACGGCGATGGCGATCCCGATCTGATTGTCGGCGTGCTGGGCAACCCGGACCGGATCTACCTCAACGACGGCACGGGCACGTTCAGCGATTCCGGTCAGCGGCTGGGGACCGACTCGCGCACGCTGGGTATTGCGGTGGGCGATGTCGACAACGATGGCGATATCGACTTCATCGAGGGCAACGATAGAAATGACCGCAACGCGGTGTATCTGAACGACGGCACGGGCACTTTCAGCGATTCAGGTCAGCAGCTGACCAATGCTCGCACCAACGGCGTGGTGCTGGGCGATGTCGACGGCGACGGCGATCTGGATCTGATCGAGGCCACCACGGGCGGCTCGATTCTGCGCCTGAACGACGGCAGCGGCGGCTTCAGCGCCGGCAGCAGCGCGCTCCCCGGCAGCGACAACATCTACGATGTGGCGCTGGCCGACGTCGATGGTGATGGCGACCTGGATCTGGTCGAAGCGAACTACTACGGCTCCAACCGGGTGCAGCTGAACGACGGCAGCGGCAACTTCAGCGACAGCGGGCAAGCGCTGGGCGCGACCGACTCCGTGACCACGTCCATCTCCGTGGGTGATCTGGATGGCGATGGCGACCTGGATCTGGTCGCAGGCAACTACCGGCAGCCTGAAAAAGTGTGGATCAATGGCGCCAGCCCGGTCGAGCTGAGCGTCAGCGCCAGCAGCGGCAGCGAAGCCGCGCAGAGCGTGATTACCGTGACCGCCACAGCGACATCGATGGTGGCAAGCGATCAGAGCGTCGACCTCAGCGTCGACGGCACCGGCATCACCAGCGGCGACTACAGTTTGTCCGCGATGCAGATCGTGATTCCGGGTGGCAGCAGCAGCGGCAGTGTGAGCTTCACCGTGCTCGACGATGCGCTGCTGGAAGGCGATGAGACCGCGACCATCAGCATCACTGACTACTCGGTGGGGCTGGTGGCCGGAACCGTCCTGACCCAGGACATCCTGATCAGAGACAACGACGCGGCGCCGGTGCTGGCTGGCCTGTCCATCGCGCCCGGCAGCTTCAGCGAAAACGGCGGCAGCACCGTGCTCACCGCCAGCATCGTCACCGAGTCCAGCCAGGCCGGCTGCTTCGATCTCGGTTTTTCCGGCAGCGCCGTGGTCGGCATCGACTACAGCAGTGACGACGACGATGCCGGCACTGCTGGCAAGCAAGTGTGTGTCGCCGCGGGCGATCTCTCGGGAACAGTGACCCTGACCGGCATTGATGACAGCATCTTTGAAGGCGACGAGAACTTGAGCGTCAGCAGCGGTGCTTTCAGCGCCACGGCGACGCTCAGCGACGACGACAGCGAGCCGGTGCTCACGGCACTGTCTATCATCCCCGGCAGCTTCAGTGAGAACGGTGGCACGGCGATTTTGACTGGCACGGTGTCCAACACCTCGATCAGCGACACCTGCTACACCCTGAGTTTTGGCGGTGCAGCCACGCTCGGTAGCGACTATTCCAGCACCGATGCTGATGCCGGCACGATAGGCACCCAGCTGTGCGTGGCGGCGGGTGCTTCCAGCGGAACCCTGACGCTGACCGCCATCGACGACGGCGTCTACGAGGGCGACGAGAATCTGACTGCCAGCAGCGCTGGCCAATTAGCCAGCGCCACGATCAGCGATGACGAACCCGCACCCAGGGTGCAGTCGCTGGCCTTCACCGAGGCCAGCTTGTCCGAGACAGATTCGGATATTTTTCTGGTCGTCACCATCGATCAACTGTCGGATGTTGAAAGCTGTCAGACCATCAACCTGACTGGCACGGCTACCGCGAGCGTCGACTACAGCATGAGCGACGACGATCCCCTGACCGCAGGCATTCAGGCCTGCGTGGAAGCCGGCAGCCTGGAAACCGATCTGGCCCTGACGCCTATTGACGACAGTGTGTTCGAGGGCGACGAGACGATCATCGCCAGCAGCGGTGCCGGATTGGCCAGCGTCACGCTGGTCGACAACGAGTCGGCTCCGGCCATCACTTCGCTGGCGATTGCCCCCACCAGCTTCGCCGAGAACGCCGGCACCGCAGTCCTGACGGCCATCGTATCCAATGCGGCGACGGTCGACAGCTGCTTCGATCTTGGCTTCAGCGGTGCGGCAATTCTGGGTACCGACTACAGCAGTGCTGACGACGACGCTGGTACAGCCGGCACGCAGCTGTGCGTTGCGGCGGGCGATACCAGCGGAGCACTGACGCTGACGGGTATCGATGACAACATCTTCGAGGGCGACGAGAACCTCAGCGTCAGCAGTGGCAGTTTCAGCGCGGCGGCGACGGTCAGCGACGACGACAGCGCACCGGTGTTGACGGCTCTGGGCATCGCACCGCTGAGTTTCGGCGAAAACGGTGGCGTCGCCGTGTTGGCAGGATCGATATCCAACGCATCCACATCCGACGCCTGCTTCGACATGAATTTTGCTGGCGCGGCCCAGCTGGATGCGGACTACTCCAGCGCCGATGATGATGCCGGCAGCGCCGGTATCCAGTTGTGCGTGGCCGCCAGCGATCTCAGCGGCATGCTCGATCTCACGGCCATCGATGACACGGTGTTCGAGGGCGACGAGACACTGACGGTCAGCAGCAGCGGACTCAACGCGACAGCGACCATCAGCGACGATGACACGCGGCCGATGATCACCGAACTGGTGATCATGCCGGCATCATTCAGCGAAAACGGCGGCGTCGCGCTGGTGACCGCTTCAGTCTCCAATACCGCCACGACGGACACGTGCCTGGATTTGAGTTTTGCGGGTGCCGCCGCCGTCGGCATCGATTTTTCCAGCGGCGACGATGACGCTGGGAGTGCCGGTGTGCAGTTGTGTGTGAGTGCCGGCGACGGTACCGGTGATCTGCAACTGACCGGCATCGACGACAGCATCTTCGAGGGCGATGAAGCTCTCACCGTCAGCGCCGAAGGCTTCAGCGCCAATGCCACGCTCAGCGATGACGATGCTGCCCCGGTGCTGACCGGATTGCAGATCAATCCCGCCAGTTTCTCGGAGAATGGCGGTATGGCAGCGCTGACCGGCTCGGCCTCAAACGCCTCGACCACGGCCACCTGCTTTGATTTGAGCTACTCGGGCACGGCGCTGCTCGGCACGGATTTCAGCAGTACCGATGACGACGTCCTCACCCCCGGTATCCAGCTGTGTCTGGATGCCGGCGCCAGCAGCGCAGAACTGACGCTGTCGGGCATCGATGATCCGACATACGAGAACGACGAGCGCATCGTCGTCAACTCAGGGGGTTTCAATGCGTCGGCCATCCTCAGCGACGATGACCCGGCACCGACCATCACGTCCCTGCAATTCAGTCCCGCCTCGCTGGCAGAGAATGGCGGCAGCAGCAGCCTGCTGTTGCAGCAGTCATCCAACGCTGCGGTGGTCAACTGCTTTGACATCAGCTACACCGGACAGGCGCAACCGGGCATCGACTATCTCAGCGGCGACGACGACCCGATCCGGTCCGGTACGCAGCTGTGCGTGTCTGCAGGTGACACGGAGTCATCCCTGACCATCACCGCGATCGACGATGCGGTCTACGAAGGTAGTGAGACCCTCACGGCCAGCAGTGGCGGCGCACAGACCAGCGCCCAGTTGCTGGACGATGAAACGGTGCCGGTCATTTCCGGCGTCGATGTGGACACGGCGAAGCTGCCGGAGACCGGCGGGCTGGCAACGCTGCAGGCGCAGACCAGCGGACCGGCCTCCACGACGCGCTGCTTCGACGTGAGTTTTGCCGGCACTGCAAGCTTCAATCAGGATTACCTGAGCGAGGACCAGGATCCGGGCAGCGCCGGCATCCAGATCTGTGTGAACGCGCTGTCGCAGGCCTCGGATCTGATCATTGCAGCTGTCAGTGACAGCGAGCCGGAGCCGGACGAGACCATCAGCCTGCAGATCGGTGCCGATCCGGGATCCTCGGCAACGCTGTTCCTGATCGATGATGACCTGGAGCTTGGTCTGTTCCGTGATGGCTTCGAAGATCCTGTCCCGACGCCGCCCGTTACGCGCCATGCGCCTGACTGA
- a CDS encoding alpha-amylase, producing the protein MSVRWLTMGLSALLAACAAPQQNQPAAQVTLAPAMPSPDWRDQIIYFAMIDRFDDGDPGNNDQGVGEYDPGRGGHYSGGDLRGLTQRLEYIHDLGATALWITPPVANQWWNPTREHTGYHGYWASNFMAVDAHYGTLADYRKLSESLHQRGMYLLQDIVVNHTGDYFGYDGPWDPADPTRNFRRHPDPDGNSAPTQPPFDLNNVLDPAQRAAAIYHYTPNVRDFADPEQEANFQMSGLDDLNTENPRVRQALRQSYGWWIREVGVDGFRVDTAFYVPPAFFEDFLYSADTRYPGIDRVARAAGREQFHVFGEGFVLDAPGSEAGMRKIDRYMRGENGQPRMPGMLNFPLYGSLVDVYARGRPTADLAERIEAMMRIHTQPHLMPSFIDNHDVDRFLAGGSEAALRQALLAMLTLPGIPTIYYGTEQGFREPRAAMFAAGYGSGGRDHFDTQSPWFQYLKSAIALRRSHPVLSRGTPEILHRNPAGAGALAWRMSLEGEQAIVVFNSSDERTLLDRLPTALAPGTRLRPLFAIDGKAPRLQSDGAGRISLELPPRSGYVWQPGDLEAVTAPARMAPTLEPISNSVHREDFVIAGRASRAIQIVVDGQLDQAQTVEPDASGRWTTTVDTGDMLDPGIEHHVVAWDGESGQASAGLNFHVQREWQLLADLPDPEGDDHGPDGGYQYPDDPGWRLARPADIQRVRVFGSGGSLRVELTMHQLLTPWNPPNGFDHVAFTLFVELPDDRDCSADSASRRSQCGAREMPLQNSELPQQMRWHYRVRAHGWSNALFSAEGASIDREGTAVTPTAEISTDTEARTVTFTLTRAALGRPQTLTGARIYVNTWDYDGGYRALAPTAGPNNFGGAAEDGARIMDSSGPILLRAPGEH; encoded by the coding sequence ATGTCGGTTCGATGGCTGACCATGGGATTGAGTGCTCTGCTGGCCGCCTGTGCTGCACCGCAGCAAAATCAACCGGCTGCGCAAGTCACCCTCGCACCGGCGATGCCATCGCCGGACTGGCGCGATCAGATCATCTATTTCGCCATGATCGATCGTTTTGACGACGGCGATCCTGGCAACAACGATCAGGGTGTGGGCGAATACGATCCCGGCCGCGGCGGCCATTACAGCGGCGGCGATCTGCGCGGACTGACGCAGCGACTCGAATATATTCACGATCTGGGCGCCACCGCGCTGTGGATCACGCCGCCGGTGGCCAACCAATGGTGGAACCCGACCCGTGAGCACACCGGTTACCACGGCTATTGGGCCAGCAATTTCATGGCCGTCGATGCCCATTACGGCACGCTGGCAGATTATCGGAAGCTGAGCGAGTCCCTGCACCAGCGCGGCATGTATCTGCTGCAGGACATCGTCGTCAATCACACCGGCGACTATTTCGGTTACGACGGGCCCTGGGATCCGGCCGATCCCACCCGGAATTTCCGCCGCCATCCAGACCCCGACGGCAACAGCGCACCCACCCAGCCACCCTTCGATCTCAACAATGTGCTGGACCCGGCGCAGCGCGCGGCGGCGATCTATCACTACACGCCGAATGTGCGCGATTTTGCCGATCCCGAGCAGGAAGCCAATTTCCAGATGTCCGGGCTCGACGATCTGAACACCGAGAACCCGCGCGTGCGCCAGGCCCTGCGCCAGAGCTATGGCTGGTGGATCCGCGAGGTCGGGGTCGATGGCTTCCGGGTCGATACCGCCTTCTATGTGCCGCCGGCGTTTTTCGAGGATTTCCTGTACTCGGCGGATACGAGATATCCCGGCATCGACCGGGTGGCGCGGGCTGCCGGCCGCGAGCAGTTCCATGTCTTCGGCGAGGGCTTCGTGCTCGACGCGCCCGGCAGCGAGGCTGGCATGCGCAAGATCGACCGCTATATGCGCGGTGAGAACGGCCAACCGCGCATGCCCGGGATGCTCAATTTTCCGCTCTACGGCAGTCTGGTCGATGTCTACGCCCGTGGCCGACCGACCGCTGATCTGGCCGAGCGCATCGAGGCAATGATGCGCATCCACACCCAGCCGCACCTGATGCCGAGCTTCATCGACAACCACGACGTCGACCGCTTTCTCGCCGGCGGCAGCGAGGCGGCGCTGCGTCAGGCCCTGCTGGCGATGCTGACGCTGCCGGGGATTCCGACCATTTACTACGGCACCGAGCAGGGTTTCCGCGAGCCACGCGCGGCGATGTTTGCCGCCGGCTATGGCTCCGGCGGCCGAGACCACTTCGACACCCAGTCGCCCTGGTTCCAGTACCTCAAGTCCGCGATCGCGCTGCGCCGCAGTCATCCCGTGCTGTCGCGCGGCACGCCCGAGATTCTGCATCGCAATCCGGCCGGCGCCGGGGCGCTGGCCTGGCGCATGTCTCTCGAAGGCGAACAGGCAATCGTCGTCTTCAACAGCAGCGATGAGCGCACGCTGCTCGATCGATTGCCCACGGCGCTGGCGCCCGGGACACGCCTGCGACCGCTGTTCGCCATCGATGGCAAGGCGCCACGGTTGCAAAGCGATGGTGCCGGTCGGATCAGTCTGGAACTGCCGCCACGCAGTGGCTACGTCTGGCAGCCGGGCGACCTGGAAGCGGTCACGGCGCCCGCACGGATGGCGCCAACGCTGGAGCCAATCTCGAACTCGGTCCACCGTGAGGACTTTGTCATCGCGGGTCGTGCCAGCCGCGCGATTCAGATCGTCGTCGATGGACAGCTGGACCAGGCGCAGACCGTCGAGCCCGACGCCAGCGGCCGCTGGACCACGACCGTCGATACCGGTGACATGCTCGATCCGGGCATCGAGCATCATGTGGTCGCCTGGGATGGCGAGTCCGGACAGGCGTCGGCGGGCCTGAATTTTCACGTTCAGCGCGAATGGCAGCTGCTGGCGGATCTGCCCGACCCGGAGGGCGATGATCACGGCCCCGATGGCGGCTACCAATATCCCGACGACCCCGGGTGGCGGCTGGCGCGTCCGGCCGACATCCAGCGCGTGCGCGTGTTCGGTTCCGGTGGCTCGCTGCGGGTCGAACTGACCATGCATCAGCTCCTTACCCCGTGGAATCCACCCAATGGCTTCGACCATGTGGCGTTCACGCTGTTCGTGGAACTGCCTGATGACCGTGATTGCAGTGCCGATTCTGCTTCGCGCCGGTCCCAGTGCGGCGCCCGCGAGATGCCGCTGCAGAACAGCGAGCTGCCGCAGCAGATGCGCTGGCACTATCGAGTGCGGGCGCACGGCTGGTCCAATGCCTTGTTCAGCGCAGAGGGCGCCAGCATCGACAGGGAGGGAACGGCGGTGACGCCAACCGCCGAGATCAGCACCGACACCGAGGCGCGTACCGTCACCTTCACCCTGACGCGCGCCGCGCTCGGCCGTCCGCAGACCTTGACCGGCGCCCGGATCTACGTGAATACCTGGGACTATGACGGCGGCTATCGGGCTCTGGCGCCAACAGCCGGTCCGAACAACTTCGGTGGCGCAGCTGAGGACGGCGCCAGGATCATGGACAGCAGCGGCCCTATCCTGCTGCGAGCTCCCGGCGAGCATTGA